In the Armatimonas rosea genome, one interval contains:
- a CDS encoding sugar phosphate isomerase/epimerase family protein: protein MSIQLGISSYSYWHFKEPKIAIEHVIDEAARLEVSGVEILHRQMESEDNGYLQSLKRRAFLNGLDLICLSIHQDFVHPEAELRQEHIDHTLRCIELAYKLGIPCIRLNSGRWKTIPDFNDLMDARGDEPPIPGYTEDDAFGWCIDSIQKCLDKCAECGVTLALENHWGLTRTPEGVLRVIEAVNSPWLVGLMDTGNFREDLYENLEKMAEYVRFVQAKTYFGGGEWYTQEMDYKRIAGILKAVNYSGYISLEMEGKEDPATAVPKSIALLKEAFGL from the coding sequence ATGAGCATTCAACTGGGTATCTCGTCGTATTCCTACTGGCACTTCAAAGAGCCAAAGATCGCCATTGAGCATGTCATCGACGAAGCGGCGCGGCTTGAGGTCAGCGGAGTCGAGATCCTGCACCGCCAGATGGAGAGCGAGGACAATGGCTACCTCCAGAGCCTCAAGCGGCGAGCGTTTCTCAATGGCCTCGATCTGATCTGCCTCTCGATCCACCAGGACTTTGTCCACCCCGAGGCCGAGCTTCGTCAGGAGCACATCGACCACACGCTGCGGTGCATCGAGCTGGCCTACAAGCTGGGCATTCCCTGCATCCGCCTCAACTCAGGCCGCTGGAAGACCATCCCGGACTTCAATGACCTCATGGACGCCCGCGGCGACGAGCCCCCGATTCCGGGCTACACCGAAGACGATGCCTTTGGCTGGTGTATCGACAGCATCCAGAAGTGTCTGGACAAGTGCGCCGAGTGCGGTGTGACGCTGGCGCTGGAGAACCACTGGGGCCTCACGCGCACGCCGGAGGGCGTCTTGCGCGTGATCGAGGCCGTGAACTCGCCGTGGCTGGTCGGGCTCATGGATACGGGTAACTTCCGCGAGGACCTCTATGAGAACCTGGAGAAGATGGCCGAGTACGTCCGCTTTGTCCAGGCAAAGACCTACTTTGGCGGCGGCGAGTGGTACACACAGGAGATGGACTACAAGCGAATCGCGGGCATCCTCAAGGCTGTGAACTACAGCGGCTACATCTCGCTGGAGATGGAGGGCAAGGAAGACCCCGCCACCGCGGTTCCCAAGAGCATCGCGCTCTTGAAGGAGGCTTTCGGACTATGA
- a CDS encoding Ig-like domain-containing protein: MLTRKRFLGTLAASALTPAAFSQEHEPAPDGKTELFRLRIVNRRLGTISVSSDEGDTWHLVGRVTQPCTGASEGYIAAEYAPRGSVAAVAVHGLRIRVSGEDPQLHAPLVMGIAPLEFSGDKANYGYGGHRAGNVGMKTDIPAGTSIFRELAPLPGNMVYVESRTGRLLPLPDDFKPTGQGEALVILVRAPLKRIQELKIENKVAGAVTATFSGGESKVLTHVVKPVQGIGRFDGTSYTGVGQINTAHTGVITVSTAPVDTRLPEGEGKERRGGFQISPVWHNARTEEHDAPMMLLLGALDPDGKPAKRRRELEGTAPLFLEHVGLFGEGATVDCQIDGGEWEPLPTVLGVRLTAFTADGLNEVWKGSGKVRTCTQGVTAFRFRFAQPSPNNMRAVAVASSERYRQLRLAEARRNKTKFVGGTVTINPSLTDPSRVSFIRLSVDGKVKALKNFAPFQLNWDTTRLLDGEYFIEIEALDASGAVLASTPQRVYVLNAKPVPPTTGD; the protein is encoded by the coding sequence ATGCTCACACGAAAACGTTTCCTTGGCACGCTTGCTGCCAGTGCCCTTACCCCCGCGGCCTTCTCACAAGAGCACGAGCCCGCGCCCGATGGAAAGACCGAGCTATTTCGTCTGCGCATCGTCAACCGCCGCCTAGGCACGATCTCTGTCTCCTCGGACGAGGGCGATACCTGGCACCTTGTCGGGCGCGTGACCCAGCCCTGTACCGGCGCGAGCGAGGGCTATATCGCCGCCGAGTACGCTCCCCGTGGCTCGGTCGCGGCCGTGGCGGTGCATGGGCTTCGGATCCGTGTGTCCGGGGAGGACCCCCAGCTCCACGCGCCCTTGGTCATGGGGATCGCGCCCCTGGAGTTCTCCGGCGACAAAGCAAACTACGGCTACGGTGGGCACCGTGCGGGCAATGTCGGGATGAAGACCGATATCCCTGCGGGCACGTCGATATTCCGTGAGCTTGCTCCTCTGCCGGGCAACATGGTCTATGTGGAGAGCCGAACGGGCCGCCTGCTTCCCCTCCCCGACGATTTCAAGCCCACGGGCCAGGGTGAGGCGCTGGTGATTCTGGTGCGTGCGCCGCTCAAGCGTATCCAGGAGCTGAAGATTGAGAACAAGGTCGCCGGGGCAGTGACCGCGACTTTCTCTGGGGGCGAGAGCAAGGTGCTCACCCATGTTGTCAAGCCCGTTCAGGGGATTGGTCGGTTTGATGGCACGAGCTACACCGGGGTCGGGCAGATCAACACCGCCCATACCGGCGTCATCACGGTCTCGACGGCTCCGGTCGATACCCGCCTGCCTGAGGGCGAGGGCAAGGAGCGCCGCGGCGGATTTCAGATCTCGCCCGTCTGGCACAACGCCCGGACCGAGGAGCACGACGCGCCGATGATGCTGCTCCTGGGGGCGCTCGACCCCGACGGCAAGCCTGCCAAGCGCCGCCGCGAGCTGGAGGGGACCGCTCCGCTGTTTCTGGAGCACGTCGGGCTCTTTGGCGAGGGAGCCACGGTGGACTGCCAGATCGACGGCGGGGAGTGGGAGCCCCTCCCGACCGTGCTGGGCGTCCGCCTCACTGCCTTCACCGCCGATGGTCTCAACGAGGTCTGGAAGGGGAGCGGTAAGGTGCGCACCTGCACCCAAGGCGTCACCGCGTTTCGTTTCCGCTTCGCGCAGCCCTCACCAAACAACATGCGTGCGGTCGCCGTCGCGTCCTCCGAGCGCTACCGCCAGCTCCGCCTCGCCGAGGCACGGCGCAACAAGACCAAGTTCGTCGGGGGGACTGTCACCATCAACCCCAGCCTCACCGACCCAAGCCGCGTCTCGTTTATTCGGCTGAGTGTGGACGGTAAAGTAAAGGCCCTTAAGAACTTCGCGCCCTTCCAGCTCAACTGGGACACGACACGGCTCTTGGACGGCGAGTACTTTATCGAGATCGAGGCGCTCGACGCCAGCGGCGCGGTGCTCGCAAGTACCCCTCAGCGTGTCTATGTCCTCAATGCCAAGCCCGTCCCGCCTACCACGGGCGATTAG
- the cysE gene encoding serine O-acetyltransferase translates to MFARLREDVATIFQKDPAARNLLEVFTYAGLWAVLYHRLAHRLWLSNLKTAARWVSQWSRFMTGVEIHPGATIGRRFFIDHGMGVVIGETAVIGDDVLMYHNVTLGGTSLEKTKRHPTIEDGVLIGMGAKILGNITVGAKARIGANAVVIRDVPPDSTAVGIPARIVGQPTVTETTPVMNASLNSPDPNAEALRVLRDEVQSLRQRLIVLEGQKEDETQTLSSPSNDTEELR, encoded by the coding sequence ATGTTTGCTCGGCTCCGTGAGGATGTTGCGACCATTTTCCAGAAAGACCCGGCGGCGCGAAACTTGCTGGAGGTCTTCACGTACGCCGGGCTCTGGGCCGTTCTCTACCACCGCCTCGCGCACCGGCTCTGGCTCTCGAACCTCAAGACTGCGGCACGCTGGGTCTCCCAGTGGTCGCGCTTCATGACGGGAGTCGAGATCCATCCGGGCGCGACAATCGGACGGCGCTTCTTTATCGACCATGGGATGGGGGTTGTGATCGGGGAGACGGCAGTGATTGGGGACGATGTCCTGATGTACCACAATGTCACTCTGGGAGGGACCAGCCTGGAGAAGACCAAGCGCCATCCCACGATCGAAGACGGTGTCTTAATTGGTATGGGAGCGAAGATTCTGGGTAACATCACGGTGGGAGCGAAGGCGAGGATCGGAGCCAACGCGGTCGTGATCCGGGATGTCCCGCCCGACTCCACCGCCGTGGGAATCCCCGCACGCATTGTCGGGCAGCCCACGGTCACGGAGACAACTCCGGTGATGAACGCCAGCCTCAACTCCCCCGATCCCAATGCAGAGGCACTTCGCGTCCTGAGGGACGAGGTACAATCGCTCCGGCAGAGGCTGATCGTGTTAGAAGGGCAAAAAGAGGACGAAACCCAAACCCTTTCGTCGCCGTCTAACGACACTGAAGAACTAAGATGA
- a CDS encoding DUF3857 domain-containing transglutaminase family protein — MWPVAPPPPALLAPQTDLAELKKLLAEAPKASEYPNAAKATLLDLADITVKSDGSARIVTRQAIKILNQRGREQEAEVKVPYNGSYETVKLIRARTLRPNGEVVEVKPTEVRNGAASEGYDDARVLSFSMPAVEPGCVIDYEYVTEQKTSPLPGNFWFHWYFQGGFDPVQLTRLRVTVPKSLNLARKLRNSAIEPTIRAAADGKSVTYTWEDKNVAPLSTEPLMPPIERQLPKLTVSTVPSWQSVADWYTKLAQSAMQSDAAVTSLARELTKDCRTDEDKARAIFYYVQEKTRYVAIELGISAYQPRPASRTLTVQYGDCKDMATLLVSLLRAAGLTAYPVLLQANEPFPQQTELPSPHAFNHALCQVQLGGKTYWLDATAQVCRFGDIPQADRGVEVLVIKDGKAVFETIPVGTPQDELSEQRVLLTLDTEGAAKGQVALSGSGDTELALRANFRVKSPDESRQYVESLLGTIGVNPKVSRYELSDVANRDTPLVLKSEASFPSWANVSGELLIFKARPDQATSAFASPFTEENRLYPIYQSQSRLTRAILEVTLPQGYSFLYVPKPTEGESALGSFKRTVIQEGRKLAITIEVTDRRALVPATDYAAQRQYIERYLRMYSESVIAKKD, encoded by the coding sequence ATGTGGCCCGTTGCTCCCCCCCCACCTGCTCTGCTCGCCCCCCAAACCGACCTCGCGGAGCTCAAAAAGCTGCTCGCGGAGGCGCCCAAGGCCAGTGAGTACCCCAACGCCGCCAAGGCAACCCTGCTCGATCTCGCCGACATCACGGTCAAGAGCGACGGCTCCGCAAGAATCGTCACGCGCCAAGCAATCAAGATCCTCAACCAGCGAGGACGTGAGCAAGAGGCGGAGGTCAAGGTGCCCTACAACGGGAGCTACGAGACCGTCAAGCTGATCCGTGCCCGAACCCTCCGGCCCAATGGCGAGGTTGTCGAGGTCAAGCCGACCGAGGTGCGCAACGGTGCCGCCAGCGAGGGCTACGACGATGCCCGGGTGCTCTCGTTCTCGATGCCCGCGGTCGAGCCCGGCTGCGTGATCGACTACGAGTATGTCACGGAGCAGAAGACCTCGCCTCTCCCGGGCAACTTCTGGTTTCACTGGTACTTCCAGGGCGGCTTCGATCCCGTCCAGCTCACGCGGCTCCGGGTGACCGTCCCCAAGTCGCTGAATCTGGCCCGCAAGCTCCGCAATAGCGCGATCGAGCCGACTATCCGGGCGGCGGCGGATGGAAAAAGCGTCACCTATACCTGGGAAGACAAAAATGTCGCCCCGCTCTCCACCGAGCCACTCATGCCCCCCATCGAGCGCCAGCTCCCCAAGCTGACGGTCTCCACGGTCCCGAGCTGGCAGAGTGTCGCCGACTGGTACACCAAGCTTGCCCAGTCCGCGATGCAGAGCGATGCCGCGGTTACGAGCCTGGCCCGCGAGCTTACCAAGGACTGCCGCACTGACGAAGACAAGGCGCGGGCGATCTTCTACTATGTTCAGGAGAAGACACGCTATGTCGCCATCGAGCTGGGTATCTCCGCCTACCAGCCCCGCCCTGCGAGCCGGACACTGACCGTGCAGTACGGCGACTGCAAGGACATGGCGACTCTCCTCGTCTCGCTCCTGCGCGCCGCGGGGCTCACCGCCTACCCGGTCCTGCTCCAGGCCAACGAGCCCTTCCCCCAGCAGACCGAGCTGCCGTCGCCCCATGCCTTCAACCACGCCCTCTGCCAGGTGCAGCTCGGGGGTAAGACCTACTGGCTCGATGCGACAGCGCAGGTCTGCCGCTTTGGCGATATCCCCCAGGCAGACCGCGGGGTCGAGGTGCTGGTGATTAAAGATGGCAAGGCGGTCTTTGAGACGATCCCCGTGGGCACGCCCCAAGATGAGCTTAGTGAGCAGCGGGTCTTGCTGACTCTGGACACTGAGGGAGCCGCCAAGGGCCAGGTCGCGCTCTCCGGAAGCGGCGATACCGAGCTGGCGCTGCGGGCGAACTTTCGGGTTAAGAGCCCGGATGAGTCGCGGCAGTATGTCGAGTCGCTGCTGGGGACGATTGGAGTCAACCCCAAGGTGAGCCGCTACGAGCTCTCTGATGTCGCCAACCGAGACACGCCTCTCGTGCTCAAGTCCGAGGCGAGCTTTCCCTCGTGGGCCAATGTCAGCGGTGAGCTCCTGATCTTCAAGGCCCGCCCGGATCAAGCGACCTCCGCCTTTGCCTCGCCCTTCACCGAGGAGAACCGGCTCTACCCGATCTACCAGTCCCAGTCCCGCCTGACCCGCGCTATTCTCGAGGTGACCCTTCCGCAAGGCTATAGCTTTCTCTATGTCCCCAAGCCCACCGAGGGTGAGAGCGCTCTGGGGAGCTTCAAGCGCACGGTCATCCAAGAAGGGCGCAAGCTCGCCATCACCATCGAGGTCACCGACCGCCGCGCCCTCGTTCCCGCAACCGACTACGCTGCACAGCGCCAGTACATCGAGCGCTACCTGCGGATGTACAGCGAGTCGGTGATCGCTAAGAAGGACTGA